One genomic window of Peromyscus maniculatus bairdii isolate BWxNUB_F1_BW_parent chromosome 2, HU_Pman_BW_mat_3.1, whole genome shotgun sequence includes the following:
- the Angptl3 gene encoding angiopoietin-related protein 3, whose protein sequence is MHTIKIFLFIIPLVISSKIDPDNSSFDSVSLEPKSRFAMLDDVKILANGLLQLGHGLKDFVHKTKGQINDIFQKLNIFDQSFYDLSLQTNEIKEEEKELRRTTSKLRVRNEEVKNMSLELNTKLESLLEEKTALQQKVSALEEQLTNLMQSQPGAQEHPEVTSLKSFVEQQDNSIKDLLQTVEEQYKQLSQQHNQIKEIENQLRKTGIQEPTENSLSSKSRAPRTTPPLQLNETKSIKQDDLPADCSAIYNRGEHASGVYAIRPSSAQVVHVYCDTQSGSPWTLIQHRKDGSQNFNETWENYKNGFGKFDGEFWLGLEKIYAIVNQSNYILRLELQDWRESKHYVEYSLRLGNHETNYTLHLAETAGNVPEALPEHRDLMFSTWDHRAKGQLHCPESYSGGWWRHDMCGENNLNGKYHKPRAKSKPDRRRGIYWRPQNGKLHSIKSSKMMIQPTNLDSFK, encoded by the exons atgcacacaattaaaatatttctttttattattcctCTAGTAATTTCTTCCAAAATTGATCCAGACAATTCATCATTTGATTCTGTATCTTTAGAGCCGAAATCAAGATTTGCTATGTTAGATGATGTCAAAATTTTAGCCAATGGCCTCCTTCAGCTGGGACATGGACTTAAAGATTTTGTCCATAAGACTAAGGGCCAAATTAATGACATATTTCAGAAACTCAACATATTTGACCAATCTTTTTATGACCTATCACTTCAAACCAATGAaatcaaagaagaggaaaaggaactaAGAAGAACTACATCCAAACTACGAGTCAGAAATGAGGAGGTAAAGAATATGTCACTGGAACTCAACACAAAACTCGAGagcctgctagaagagaaaacgGCACTTCAACAGAAAGTCAGTGCCCTGGAGGAGCAGCTAACGAATCTAATGCAAAGCCAACCTGGGGCTCAGGAGCACCCAGAGGTGACATCACTTAAA aGTTTTGTAGAACAGCAAGATAACAGCATCAAAGACCTCCTCCAGACTGTGGAAGAACAATATAAACAATTAAGTCAACAGCACAATcagataaaagaaatagaaaatcag CTCAGAAAGACTGGCATTCAAGAACCCACAGAAAATTCCCTGTCTTCTAAATCAAGAGCACCAAGAACTACTCCCCCTCTTCAGCTGAATGAAACCAAATCCATAAAACAAGATG ACCTTCCTGCTGACTGCTCTGCCATTTATAACAGAGGGGAGCACGCAAGCGGCGTGTATGCCATCAGACCAAGCAGCGCTCAAGTGGTTCATGTGTACTGTGACACCCAATCAG GTAGTCCATGGACATTAATTCAACACCGAAAAGATGGGTCACAAAACTTCAACGAGACATGGGAGAACTACAAAAACGGTTTTGGGAAGTTTGACG GAGAATTTTGGCTGGGCCTAGAGAAGATCTATGCCATAGTGAACCAGTCTAACTACATCCTACGACTCGAGCTACAAGACTGGAGAGAAAGCAAGCACTATGTTGAATACTCCCTTCGTCTGGGAAATCACGAAACCAACTACACGCTACATCTGGCTGAGACTGCTGGCAATGTCCCCGAGGCACTCCCAGAACACAGAGATCTGATGTTTTCTACATGGGATCACAGAGCAAAGGGACAGCTCCACTGTCCAGAAAGTTACTCAG GAGGCTGGTGGCGGCATGACATGTGTGGAGAAAACAACCTAAACGGTAAATACcataaacccagagccaaatcCAAGCCAGACAGGAGAAGAGGGATCTACTGGAGGCCGCAGAATGGAAAATTACACTCTATCAAGTCATCCAAAATGATGATTCAGCCCACCAATTTAGACAGCTTTAAATGA